One genomic segment of Ostrinia nubilalis chromosome 20, ilOstNubi1.1, whole genome shotgun sequence includes these proteins:
- the LOC135081761 gene encoding uncharacterized protein LOC135081761, producing MILFVQRVVCVFVTIVLLSAQCSSIRINYVEAVDAEPAKEIIKKNNDDLHPDEPENPPPNLPFKIKVPLTNEARENLLLRVYSEDKLQKLLLKTSPSKTRVPRQASHQLYPNLTPSPYQTHSVQYYNNSSPNSNSQYGQTNPYNQQWQNPSTPSNPTYPGRPNPSYNPNTYGPSGFPNPYVQYNNSQNPNGPHPQNYPSIHPGNYTSSRPNYNPSQRPPYYPPNTKHPQLNPSYNPYYNSSSYHPSQRPPYYPGQNTSQHQYNVNNNTRPYAPYNPPYNTPHNPPYNTPQNPPYNTPQNPPYNTPQNPPYNTPQNPPYNSPHNPSYNPSQRPSYYQHNSSSPYYPNNHNFSSNSNYNTTPRPTFGQYPNTNTNYQQNFTSPYNSNNNFSSTFYNTSPRPFGQFPNTDSKYPYNPYPSGYNPAGFPDNNFRPSVPSNKELFGTDDLFKPILPRNPQFPTGYDPKTQAEHFAKFGYK from the coding sequence ATGATTCTGTTCGTGCAACGCGTTGTTTGTGTTTTCGTCACAATAGTTTTGTTGAGTGCTCAATGTTCTTCGATACGTATTAACTATGTGGAAGCAGTAGACGCAGAACCCGCAAAAGAAATAATCAAGAAAAACAATGACGATTTACACCCTGATGAACCAGAAAATCCACCACCAAATCTGCCGTTTAAAATTAAAGTACCACTAACCAATGAAGCGCGAGAGAATCTTCTGCTACGTGTATACAGTGAGGACAAACTTCAGAAACTGTTGCTGAAGACTTCACCTTCGAAGACTCGTGTGCCCAGGCAAGCGTCGCACCAGCTTTACCCGAACCTGACTCCGAGCCCGTACCAAACGCACTCCGTCCAGTATTACAACAACTCGTCGCCCAACAGCAACTCTCAGTATGGTCAGACAAACCCGTATAACCAGCAGTGGCAAAACCCTAGCACACCAAGCAATCCCACGTATCCTGGGCGTCCTAACCCATCTTACAACCCAAATACCTATGGCCCATCAGGCTTCCCGAATCCATACGTGCAGTACAACAATTCTCAAAACCCAAATGGTCCCCACCCTCAAAATTACCCATCAATACACCCGGGAAATTACACTTCAAGTCGTCCAAACTACAACCCTAGTCAGAGACCCCCGTACTATCCTCCAAATACCAAGCACCCTCAATTGAATCCAAGTTACAATCCATATTACAACTCTTCTTCGTATCACCCTAGTCAAAGACCGCCATATTACCCAGGACAAAACACTTCTCAACATCAATATAACGTTAACAATAACACTAGACCGTATGCACCTTACAATCCACCTTATAATACGCCGCATAACCCACCCTATAACACACCCCAAAACCCACCCTATAACACACCCCAAAACCCACCCTACAACACACCCCAAAATCCACCCTACAACACACCCCAAAACCCACCTTACAACTCACCACATAATCCATCATATAACCCAAGCCAAAGACCATCTTATTACCAACATAATTCTTCATCACCTTACTACCCTAACAACCACAATTTCTCGAGCAACTCCAATTACAATACCACTCCACGTCCAACATTTGGCCAATACCCAAACACGAATACCAACTACCAACAAAATTTCACATCACCTTATAATTCAAACAATAACTTTTCTAGCACCTTTTACAATACCTCTCCAAGACCCTTTGGTCAATTCCCCAACACAGACTCGAAGTATCCCTACAATCCTTACCCCAGTGGTTACAATCCAGCTGGATTCCCTGACAACAACTTCAGACCTAGTGTCCCAAGcaataaagagctttttggaACCGATGACCTTTTTAAACCCATTCTCCCCAGAAACCCCCAGTTCCCTACAGGCTACGACCCTAAAACCCAAGCAGAACATTTTGCGAAATTTGGGTATAAATAG